The following is a genomic window from Clostridium fungisolvens.
GATTCATAACTCTAAATAAATGTCCTCTGAATTTATATAATCATAAAAACATTTAATCATAAAATTAAAAAATCATATAAATATATAGCAAACATGCGGGTTTGAGCTAATTTGGGTTATTTCAAACAAATTCCTTCAATTAATTTTGTACTGCTAAGGCTTATAAGAATTTATAGATGCTTAGTCACAAATATTGATAGATCACTTTGCTAATTACTTTCCAATAGCCTAATTCAATCACCGCAATATTTTATTTATCATTCACTTTAAAATTATTCCTATTCTAATACTTCCAAAAGCTTATCATAAATCCTCTTTTCTTCTCCACTTTCATTTGTTCTTATCCTCAATATAGGGATATTGTACTTTTCTAAGATTTCATCCTTCATCCTGTCTCTTTCTAGTTGCCTCGGATTATTTGCATGATAATGATATCCATCTACTTCAACCACAAGCACTGGCATTTTGTCTACCTTTCTATAAATTAAGAAATCAGTGTGGGTTAATATATTCATCGCAAATTTATACTCAGCTTCATTTAGTTTTGAGGTATCACGAAGAAGCATTTTAAGTGGCTGATGCATAACTTTATCTAAGGATTTAAACTTATCATATGATAAGACCTTTTCTATTACTGCATTCATTAGATTTTCAGAGGTGTGTTCTGAAACCTTTTTATTTCTATTTAACACCTCAAGCAATTTCTCTGAGTAGCTACTATAAAGCAGGTCAAAGACAGAATATATATTGCTATCAATAATCTCAAAGTTATTGTAATCTATGTATCTTATTAAATCGCTGATATTGTTATTTCCATTTACTATATCGCTATCAGATACTATAAGGATCAGTTTATCCTCTGCACGGGAAACAGCTACATTTATGAGATTAGGATCTTCAATAAAATCATTGGATTCATTAGCTACAGTACTTAATATAATAGTCTTCTTTTCTCTACCTTGATATTTATGTACAGTATCAATTTCAACATTTTCATCTTCTATTACTTTTTGTAATGCTACTATTTGATCTCTGTAGGGTGATATTATTCCTATTGATTTCTTTGATTTTAAGTTTGTAAGTATTTCCTCACGTATTACATCTATCTGTCTTTGATTATAGTTACCCCTTGCATGATTACCCTTAACAGTTTTGTAGACAGCTAAAGGAGCATAGTTTTCTTCTCCACTTGTTAATATTATTAATTCATCATCATAAAACTTCTTATTGCAAAAATCTATTATCTTAGGATGACATCTATAATGTTCTTTAAGCAGTGTTTTAGGAACATCATCATATAGACTTATAATAGAAGAAAGTAGGCTATGCTTTGAATAATTATAAGCTTCATTTAGATGATAGTGATTGAAAATATTGTTAGTTATGTTTTCAATTTCAGATGATACTATATTAGGCAGTTGCTTTAAATCTCCAACTATAACTGCATTTTTTGCAGAGGAAAAAGCTAGTGCTCCTGTTACTACATCAACCTGAGAAGCTTCATCAATAATCACATAATCAAATAAATAGTTCTTAGCTGCAGAGTTTCTTAAGGAATGGGTGGTGCTTAGTATTACTGGATATTCGTATATAAAGGAATCAAAGTTTTTCCACAATGCTTCTTCAGAAAAGGTAAATCTACTCTGCTTTTCACCATACTTTTTAGCTAATTTAGCTTTTAGTAATCTCATAGATTTTTCGCTATAAGTCTTCATTTGATCTTTAAAGCTATAGTTATCTAGCAGGGCTTCTATGGCTCTAATCTCTTTAGATAATTCTTTAAACCTAAGCTCATAACAAAGCTTTCTAAGATGCTCAACTATATCTTCCTCACTATTCTTATAAAACTTAAAACTGATTATTCCATATTTAAATAGATTTCTAAGTTTATATTTAAGATCAAAGGCTTGATTTTTATCTAATCTAAGATGGTAATCCACCATGAAAGACATTACTAAATTAGAGTTATTATTAAATAAGGTTTTATAAGACTTTATTGTGGTTTTATTGATGTTACTATAGCTATTAAAATATTCAAGCTCTGTGTTTAGACTTGAAAGTTCTTGCTTTAGCCTCGCAAGTGTATTTTGTTTCTCTAACATATCTTCTAAAGTCTTTTGGGAATTTAACAGATCTATTTGGATAGTTTCATACTCTTCAGCTTCTAATTTCCACTTACTAAACTCTGGATAATTGCTCTGCTGCCTTTCAAAAAACTTCTTTCTATTTTCACTTTTTCCTAAATAAGCAGCAATAAAATCTACATCATACTTTTCAAGCTTTTCTAAAACATTTGCAGTTGCAGAATTATTATTAGAAACAACAGCAACAGTTTTATCATTTATAATAGCATTAGCAATAATGTTTAATATTGTCTGAGTCTTACCTGTACCTGGAGGTCCCTCTATTACACTTATCTGACTAGAAAGAGCATTTTCAGTTGCAGACTTTTGACTGATATTAAAACCAAAAGGAAATATAATTTGTTGATGTTTTTCTATTCTTTTTATCTTCTTTGGATTTAAATAATTAGCAAGAACACTACTTGAGCTAATATTAGTAAGCTTTTCATACTGCTTATTTAAGAAAGTGCTATCTTCATCTACAGAAACATTGATATAACTTGTAAGCATCTTTAAATATTTAAAACAATCGTTTGATACTTCATTATTTAAGCAGTTTTCTTCTATAACTATCTGAGATTTATTATAGAGCTTATTAAATCCACTCTTAAAGATCAATCTATAATAATCTTCGAACTTAAATATCTTGGTAATTCCATTTATGCACTGTTTATTTTCATATATAAATATATTCTATGGATTTAGCTCTTCTGGCTTTGAAAGCCATCTTACATTGCTATAATTATAGCTATATGTCGTTGGTTTGCCAGTAAAAGTAACATCATACTTTCCGTTATTATATTTGCAATATGTAATCTTTTCAGTTTTGTCTTCACCTTTTATGAAGATTAGATTTCTTTCTATGTTCAACTTTTTGAGTCTCCTCTTTTAATTTTGAATATGATAATATTTTACCATATTATACAATATAATGTTATTTATACTGTTGATATATGAAAAAAGTAGCTAAAGAGAAGTTCTTTAACTACTTTTAATGCCAATATATTTAACTAACGGTATTTCAGCTCTTTCTTTAATTGTAAAACGAAATTTCTAATTCAACCATAAAGTTATATATACCTGCCCCCCTAGAAACCTCGATTCTCTAATTTGAAACTCAAAAGCATATGATATTTTAATATTTAGCAAATCTAAAAGCAAAACGAAACATATTAAAATCATATCTAAATAAGTCTAAAAATATTGTCTTTCACATAAAATGTACATATATCAAGTAAAATGAGGTAATATAATATAAATGCAAGAAGATGTCCTTACCTATATTTCTATATTTAGCAGTGCAGGAATAGGTTGTTATGGTTTCAAAGAAGAAGGGTTTGAGTGCATTGCAACAAATGAGCTCCTTGAAAAAAGAATGAAGATACAAAGATATAACGATAAATGTAGATATGATAGTGGATACATTTTAGGTGATATAAAGGAGAAAAATAACTACAAAAAAATTTTAGAAGCAATAGACTTTTGGAAAATAAAGCACAATATAAAGAATGTAGATGTATTAATTGCAACACCACCATGTCAAGGCATGTCTGTTGCCAATCACAAAAAAAATCTTAATGAGCACATTCGCAATTCTCTGGTTATAGAATCAATAAAGGTTATAAAAGATATTTTGCCTAATTTCATTATAATCGAAAACGTACGATCTTTTCTTAATACAATTTGTACTGATATTGATGGTAAAGATAAGAAAATTAAGGATGCAATAGATGACAATTTGTCACATTTATATAATCTATCCTACAATATTTTAAACTTTAAGGATTATGGTTGCCCATCAAGCAGAACAAGAACCCTAATAATAGGTGTTAGAAATACTTTAAGTATTTGTCCAGATCAACTTTTACCTGAAAGAACAAGAGAATTACCACTTCGTGAAGTAATCGGAAATTTACCTTCCCTAAAAGTAATGGGTGAAATAGATAATAAAGATCTTTTTCATAGTTTTAAAAGGTATCAAACTAGAATGTTACCTTGGATAGAAGAATTAAAAGAAGGCCAGTCAGCATTTGATAATACAGATAATAATAAAGTGCCTCATACAATTAAAAATGGCACGATTATATTCAATAAAAAGAAAAATGCTGATAAATATAGAAGACAATATTGGGATAAAGTTGCACCATGTATTCATACAAGGAATGATATTTTATCTAGTCAGAATACTATCCATCCCAATGATAATAGAGTATTTAGTATTAGAGAACTTATGCTAATGATGTCTATACCATATTCTTTTAAATGGACAAAATATGCTGAAGATAAATTGAATAAGATGCCTTTAATTGAAAAACAAGCTTTTCTAAAACAAGAAGAGATGAATATTAGACAATCTATTGGTGAAGCCGTACCTACAATAATATTTAAGAGCATTGCAAAAAAAATTAAGAAGTTTTACTTCTGATATTTTTCATATTACTCCCGTTATAATATTAACTAATTTTCATGTATACATAATAATTTTGGGAGTAGTGATAATACGGAAAATTATATAAAAAATCACTTAGATAAACATGATTTGGATGTTAGAAAAACAGGAGATGCAAGATTTATGGATCAAAAAATAACTCCAGATATTGTATGTATGATGGCAGATTGCGTGATTAATTATTTGGATTTTCGTAAAGACAAGACTTTAGAATTTACAGGTAAGGATATTTGGGATTTTGATTATTTTAATAACATTATTAAAACCGCATTCTCAAAACCAGATGTAAAAGAAGAAAGTGCAAAACACGAGTATGATAAAATTATTCAGCAGCCTTTGAAGATGTTAAGCTATGCCAAGGTTTTAAAATGTGAAAAATGGGGAAATACTAATAACTTCAAGGTAAATAATTATGAAATCCTTGAATATATATCATTAAAGGAGTTAAATTCATATAAATTTTTAGCTATATATTTGAAAAAGGTACTAACAGACAGTGCTCTTATCTCATACTTTGAAAAATTTAAAAATGAAAATACACCTAATGAATTTGCAATATTAAAGGAAGTTTTCGAAAATTTTATTAAAAAATACACTAAAATAAAAAAAGATTATGAACCTAAAAGAATATTCACTAAAGTACTAAATACTTTTGCAGCTAATAATAATATACATGGCACAGAAAAGGGAAGGTATTCAGACAAAAAAATTGTCTTTTCAGATTTATTATATAACAAAGTAAACTGGAGAGATATTGGTAAGGATAAACAACAAACAAGGCAAATGCACGAACTAGAACAATCAGAAAAAATGCTACAAAGAGAAGCGATTAATAAATATTATATTGAAAAATCAATAAGAATTATTAAGAGAATGCACAAAAAGAGTGAGCTTTGCGATAAATATGCTGTAGGTGATGCTACTCAAGTTCATCATATATTTATGAAAAGTGAATTTCCTAGCATCGCCAGTTATCTTGAGAACTTGATTTTACTTACACCAACTCAACACCTATCAAAAGCACATCCAAAAAATAATACAACGAAAGTTGACACTGACTATCAACTTTTGTGTTTGTTGGCTAAATCTAATACAATTAGACTTCATTTATATTCAACTAAATCAGAACAAAGAAAATACAGTAAGGATGATTTTGTATTTGTCATAAATACTGGTTTAAATGTATCGATTGATAATAGTATTTCTTTTGATGATTTAACTAATTTTTTAATTGAAAAATATAGATGCGCAGATTAGAAAATATAGTCATCACTTCATTTCTGTTCTATAAATAAATGAAACTAAAGGAGCCTCAAAAAGGTTCCTTTTAATATATTCATAGTTCTGAAATATCTATATAATATCGAAAATAATAATTTCCACTTGTATCTAATTCTCAATTTATCGAACCATAGTTCTTTATGAATTATAAAATTATAATTTAATGTTTAAGCAGTGTCTACTAAATATATAAGACCCATAGTCATTTCTATAGGTCTTTTAAGTAATTTTAATTATTCTCTTCTGCAACAGCTTTTATGAACCCAATTATCAGATTCCTTTTGGAACCCTAAATCTGTATAGCATATTACCTCTCCTTGAGAAATAGTGCCAGTGCATACTTGACATGTTGAATTAAAGTCAGCTACTTTGGTCTTCCCCATCCATAGAGGCTTTTTCAGTTCAATCAGTTCATTTTTCAACTCATCCTCAGTAAATTCTTTGCAAATCAAATCACGAAGATAACCTGAAAAGTTATTATCTCCATGCGTAAACTTAGATTTTTGTAACGCTAACCTATAAACATGCTCTGGAAGACTGATTGATATTTTTTTATTCACTACTATTATCTCCTATTGTATTAATATCTAGTAATATAATATGAAGATAAGCGTAATTGGTGCACATTTTGTATGAGATTATGCTACTATTGTTTACAAATGGTTGAAATTAATTAAAATTATTTTTATCTATAAAAATCTATTTTCTCTTTTTAAATAACTTTTTTATAATCTGAATTTATATGTTTTTTATTTTAGTAAGGTATAAAAATCATCTTTTTAGTAATTGTTCAATTATACTCGAAATTGGTTTCCTAGCTATTTTAGTGGAATTGATGTTTAATACAGACTA
Proteins encoded in this region:
- a CDS encoding AAA domain-containing protein, yielding MIFKSGFNKLYNKSQIVIEENCLNNEVSNDCFKYLKMLTSYINVSVDEDSTFLNKQYEKLTNISSSSVLANYLNPKKIKRIEKHQQIIFPFGFNISQKSATENALSSQISVIEGPPGTGKTQTILNIIANAIINDKTVAVVSNNNSATANVLEKLEKYDVDFIAAYLGKSENRKKFFERQQSNYPEFSKWKLEAEEYETIQIDLLNSQKTLEDMLEKQNTLARLKQELSSLNTELEYFNSYSNINKTTIKSYKTLFNNNSNLVMSFMVDYHLRLDKNQAFDLKYKLRNLFKYGIISFKFYKNSEEDIVEHLRKLCYELRFKELSKEIRAIEALLDNYSFKDQMKTYSEKSMRLLKAKLAKKYGEKQSRFTFSEEALWKNFDSFIYEYPVILSTTHSLRNSAAKNYLFDYVIIDEASQVDVVTGALAFSSAKNAVIVGDLKQLPNIVSSEIENITNNIFNHYHLNEAYNYSKHSLLSSIISLYDDVPKTLLKEHYRCHPKIIDFCNKKFYDDELIILTSGEENYAPLAVYKTVKGNHARGNYNQRQIDVIREEILTNLKSKKSIGIISPYRDQIVALQKVIEDENVEIDTVHKYQGREKKTIILSTVANESNDFIEDPNLINVAVSRAEDKLILIVSDSDIVNGNNNISDLIRYIDYNNFEIIDSNIYSVFDLLYSSYSEKLLEVLNRNKKVSEHTSENLMNAVIEKVLSYDKFKSLDKVMHQPLKMLLRDTSKLNEAEYKFAMNILTHTDFLIYRKVDKMPVLVVEVDGYHYHANNPRQLERDRMKDEILEKYNIPILRIRTNESGEEKRIYDKLLEVLE
- a CDS encoding DNA cytosine methyltransferase encodes the protein MQEDVLTYISIFSSAGIGCYGFKEEGFECIATNELLEKRMKIQRYNDKCRYDSGYILGDIKEKNNYKKILEAIDFWKIKHNIKNVDVLIATPPCQGMSVANHKKNLNEHIRNSLVIESIKVIKDILPNFIIIENVRSFLNTICTDIDGKDKKIKDAIDDNLSHLYNLSYNILNFKDYGCPSSRTRTLIIGVRNTLSICPDQLLPERTRELPLREVIGNLPSLKVMGEIDNKDLFHSFKRYQTRMLPWIEELKEGQSAFDNTDNNKVPHTIKNGTIIFNKKKNADKYRRQYWDKVAPCIHTRNDILSSQNTIHPNDNRVFSIRELMLMMSIPYSFKWTKYAEDKLNKMPLIEKQAFLKQEEMNIRQSIGEAVPTIIFKSIAKKIKKFYF